The genomic segment GCACTATTTTCCCAGACAGGAGTTGAAATCTCTTCACTCTTCGCTTATTTGCTCTATTTCTCATTGTTCACTCTATTGTACGGAATCAGTACAGAATGAACTTAGAGGAAGCCACCACGGACATGGCTTCTCTGCCTTCGGGATCTAATCCTTTATCGAATCCCACTTCCGCAATTAAGACTTCGTCGAATCAAGACAAGTTTCTCTTTGATTGCGACCATTTGATCAACTTTTGCACTCAATTTGAACAGAGTGACATTCAGGATCAAACTGATTCGGTATTGGAAGTAAAGTTAGAGGACCTCGAGAATCGGTGGCAACGACTTCAGGCTACCTATGAAGGTCTCATGCTAGCTCCAAGAAGTGTCAATACCAAGGACTACAGGGACAACGCTAGAGTTAATTTCAATGCCAGCTCCGAAGCCTATTACATGGCAAGGTCCCAAATCCTGGATATTCTGAGAATATCAGGAGGAAATGCTCGCCAGAACGCTAGGCACAGCCTTATTCCGGCTTATATTCCCCAGCCTTCGGTTGATCACTCCTCTCAAGAGGTGGCTGGCAGTTACATCAAAGTGCCTCCCTGTGATACAGAGGTATTTAAAGGGGGTTACGAGGAATGGCCATCATTCCGTGACATGTTCACGGCCGTTTACGTTAACCATCCAAAATTGACGAGAGCTCAGAAGTTATATCATCTGCGGAACAAGACTAGAGGTGCAGCTGGCGCCATAGTCAAGAGATTCACTCTATGCGATGAAAACTTCGAACTCGCTTGGAGTGCTCTAAAGGCTCGTTATGAGAACAAGCGGGTCTTAGTAGACAATCAATTAAAGGTTCTCTTCAACATTCCTATGGCATCTGTGGAGAATAGTGAAGCAATTCACAAAATTCAATCCACCGTGAATGATTGCCTGTGCACTCTCGAGACTCTTGACGTCAATGTAGAAAGCTGGGATCCCATACTCTTATACTTGGTTTCGACCAAGTTGCCAGATGAAACGCTGGCTCTGTGGGAGCAATCCCTCAAATCTCACCGCGATCTTCCTACCTGGAAACAGCTCGATGAATTCCTCATCAACAGGTACGAAATCGTGGAACGGCTCTcgagcataaaagccacaaagaCCAGAAGTTCGCTCCCGTCTCAAAGCAGTGGTAAGGTTCAAACTTATCACTCGCAAGAAAAGCTAAGCTCTTCTTGCCCCCTATGCAGTTCCGACCACACCATAAGAAGTTGTGGACAGTTTCGGAAATATACTGCGCAACAACGCATAGATTTTGCATACAAGCACAAGTTATGCATAAATTGCCTCTCCTCATCTCATCTCAAGACAAATTGCAAAAGTGTGAACACCTGTATAATTTGTCATAAGCCACACCACACTCTGCTTCATCTAAGAAGTAATCCAGAAGTGGAAACTGAAGATCAGGCAACCCATTCTAGTCGCGAGGATGACAAGGGTCAAATGAAATCGTCTGGCATGAATTCGAGAAACACGGGTCATAATGAGGCTCCCTCAACTTCAGGCGCAAGGCGCCCCTCTCACGTTCAGGCCAATTTCTCGTCCAACAACGAAATGATTTTGTTACGAACAGCTCTGGTTCGGATGGAACATCAAGGGGAGTTGTTTACGTTAAGAGCTCTTATTGATCCTGGTTCTCAACGAACCTTTATAACACAGCGAATTCAGAAGCGCTTACAAATTCCCACTTCTAAAGCGCATTTTGAGATTTTTGGTATTGGCGAACAGACTCAAACGTCAAATAAGGAATGCCAACTTGTCATTGTGGCGGAGAAATACGATGTTCGCTTCACAGTCTCGGCAATAGTATTGCctaaaatgacaaaatggctTCCTTCCGTCTCATTCAAAATCTCAAATCCGTCCGAGTTGGAGGAGTTAGATCTGGCCGATCCAAACTTCAACAAATCCGCTCAAATTGACCTAATTTTAGGCAATGATTCTGAACGATTCATTAATATGGAAGGAATCAGGAGGAATATATGTGGCGATACCTCAGCATACAATACAGTTTTTGGCTGGGTATTGAGCGGTCCAATGCAAACTGAGAGAATTTTATCATTTTCCACGAACGTGGTGGAATTCGAGGATATAGAAATCAGCGAACTTCTGAGAAAATTCTGGGAGCAAGAAGAGGTACCCATGGCTCCTCCTCTTTGTGAAGATGATCAGTTTTGCGAAGAGTTCTACTCTAAAACTACCTCCAGGTCGCCGGACGGTAAATACGTCGTGAGACTGCCTTTCAAAGCAGAATTCTCCGACTCCCTCTCTCTTGGCTCATCTCGCTTTCTGGCTCTGACTCAGTATAATCGGATGGAGACAAAGCTCTCTAATGATCCCGAGCTAAAAACCGAGTACAATTCGGTTTTAAACGAGTACATTTCTCTTGATCACGCTCAGGAGACCTCGTCTCAGGAAATCAACTGCGATGGACGATACAATTCATTTTATCTCCCACACCACGCAGTCGTCCGTCCAGAACACAAGTCCACGAAGGTGAGAGTTGTGTTCAACGCATCTCGTAGGAGCAAATCTGGTTATTCGCTGAATGATGTGCTCCGCACAGGACCTACACTGCAAACCGATTTAACGTCTGTGATCCTCAATTGGCGCCGATACCGATATGTGTTCGGTGGCGACATTCAGAAGATGTATAGGCAAATATGGCTACATCCGATCGACAGAGCATATCAACGCATACTTTTCAGACCGGATCCTAACGGACCGGTGAAGGATTTTGAACTAAAAACGGTTACCTTTGGTCTGAACTGCGCACCGTTTTTAGCAATTCGCACTCTATTGCAACTCGCCTCTGATTCCGAGGATGAGTTTCCGAATGTCGCAAAGACACTGAGGAAGGAGACTTATGTCGACGACATTCTGTCTGGTGGCTTCACTATAGAGGACACTATCCGCAAGCAAGAGGACTTGATATCAGTTCTGGGGCAAGCAGGGTTTCCTCTTGTGAAACTGACTGCAAACGACCCACAATTACTTGCCCGGCTTCCCAAAGAGAGTCTCTATGACTCTGACTTCTTGCGTTTCGATGAAGCGAGCACAACGAAAAccttgggtatcaaatggaatgcGCTTACTGATTCTTTCAGTTACACCCTCGGCGCTCTTCCAACAGATCAGCCCATGAGCAAACGCAAGGTACTGTCTGCCGTTGCTCAGTTATTCGATCCTGCAGGATGGGTGGCTCCCATTGTAATCAGGTCGAAGATACTGATGCAGCAACTTTGGCTAGAAGGTTTGGATTGGGACGACGAACTCGGCTCAGAAACTCTAATGAAGTGGAATTCTCTGATATCCGACTTGAATCACATCGGATCAATCTCCATACCCAGATGGCTACAGTACTATCCGACTGATACAGTAGAGATTCACGGGTTCGCCGACGCGTCTCAGGCGGCGATCTGTGCATGCGTCTACATTAGGTGTCGGGCCTCAAAATCCGTTGTATCCTCGAATTTACTCGTTGCGAAGAGTAGAGTGGCTCCACTGAAGCCTGTATGCCTACCACGTTTGGAGCTCAATGGAGCCTTTCTCTTGGCAAAACTTGTCAACATTGTGCTATCCACTTTCGATCTGGACATTAGTGGCATAACTCTTTGGACGGACTCATCCATTGTCCTTGGATGGTTAACAAAACCACCATGGACATGGGAAACATACGTGGCCAATCGGACGTCCAAGATTCATGACCTTCTTCCAGGGGGGACATGGCGACATGTCCCTACTCACGACAATCCAGCCGACCTCGGCACAAGAGGTTGTAGGCCGCAAGACCTCACATGCAACTCATTGTGGTTTCATGGCCCAAATTGGCTGACGAACCCACCGTCAGAATGGCCAAACAGGAACCCTTTGGTATCCCCTGGAATGGGAAAGCGCATGAATATCCAGGTTATGCACGAGACAGTGGAAGACTCAGACATCCTGCTCAGATTCTCGTCATACCCCCGAGCACTTAGGGTAGTCTCCTATATATTCAGATTCTACTATAACTGCCTTGCTGAATCTAGAGGGACCACTAGTAACTCCTCTCCAATTCTTACCCAAGATGAGGTAAGAAACACGAAATTCCGTCTGATAATGTTGGCCCAGATGAAGTGGTACCCAGACGAATACAAGCAGGTTAGTAGTTCTGAAGAACTCTCCAACAAAAGCTCACTACAATGTCTGAACCCCTTCCTGGATCGGGACAAGGTCCTACGCGTTAATGGTCGACTCGCGGCTTGTTCTTTACCCTACAACGAGAGATTTCCTATCATACTTCCAGGGAACTCTCGGCTTTGCCACCTTTATTTGCTCCATTTGCACGAATTTCTCGCCCACGGTGAATGCATCCTAATGTGTCGTATGATTCAGACAGAATTTCACATCTCACGTCTCAGACCAAGGGTGAAGGGCATTATTCACAAGTGCAAAACGTGCATCATCTTCAAGAAGAAGCCTTGCTCCCAGATTATGGCTCCGCTCCCTCTTGACAGATGTACAATAACACCACCATTTCACGTGACGGGCATAGATTTCGCAGGGCCCTTTGATCTCAAAAGTTCAGCTCTTCGCAGAGCCCCTCTCTTAAAGGGTTATGTAAGCATTTTCGTGTGCTTCTCAACAAAGGCTGTGCATTTAGAGCCATGCTCCGAGCTCTCCACGGCGGCATTTGAAGCCGCCTTTTCTCGATTCGTTGGGAGGCGAGGCCTACCTCGTAAGGTAGTATCTGATAATGGCAGGAATTTCGTGGGTGCCAGTCGAAAGATGCTACGAGAGTTTAGGAGTTTCATTCAGGTTGCAGCAAGCGACATTGCTGAGAGGTACTCTACACAGGGCTTTGAGTGGCAGTTTATACCCCCTCATGCTCCACATATGGGTGGGCTTTGGGAATCGGCCGTGAAATGTTTTAAGCACCATTTCAGGAGAGTGGCTGGCGCTCATTTATTCACGTTCGAGCAATTTGCCACATTACTTGCTCGTATTGAAGGAGTTCTGAACTCTCGCCCCATCTCTGCCGTCTCTGAGGATCCGAATGATCTCACGGCGCTGACTCCCGGACATTTTTTGAAAGGCGCTCCGATAATGTCATTTCCCGAGCCTTTGGCTGGGGATATCTCCGTGGTAAATAGGTGGGTGAAGTTGAAGGCCATCCATCACCAGTTTGCTATACGATGGAAAGAGGAGTATCTGAGGACGCTGCAGAAGCGTTATAAATGGAAGACCACTTCTCCCAATGTGAAGGTCGGTGATCTTGTAGTCGTAATGGACGATCTACTACCGCCTAGTGACTGGCGACTGGGAAGAGTGTCTAAGACCTACAGCGGTTCCGATAGGAACACCAGAATTGCGGATGTGAAGATCGCATCCGGGGTCATTACTCGACCAATCGTTAAACTATGTCACTTACCCATACTTGATCAAACCCAATAGGGGAAATTATTACCGCATAAGTGTGTCTGCTTCTCCCctcatttccatttcctttactTTTCATACCCGTTTATATACTCTATCTCACTCTCATTTGTTTTCTCATTTCTTGCTTACCTCAACAGTCAATAAACATCTGTCTACTTTCAGGTCAAAATGAGTGCCCAAAACCTCTACAAGTGCATGTTGTGCAAAAAACGCCATGCCCTCAGATACTGCCCAATTTTCATCCAGATGACGGTGGAGGACAGGAGGGTAGTAGTTCGACAGCACAACTACTGCCGAAATTGTCTGGCGAAAAGCCACACAATTGATGACTGCCAGTCGGCAGATACTTGTCGAAAATGTGGGTTTCGGCATCACACCATGCTGCACCCACGAAAACTCACCTTCAACTCCAGCAGCTCTACCATCACCACCAAATCGACCTCATCAAGACAACAACCCCAAAAGAAACCACCAACTTTAGCACGGCCTCGACGACAACAATCAACATCAACTCCGGCCCAACGCAAACAACCAGCTAAATCACGCCTTGGCCAACGTCAACACACAGCCTCAGCTGGTCAACAACAGCGACAACCCAAAAAACGCTACAGGTCTCAGAGTCAAAGAGGCCGCCTGCCACCAAAGCCAAGACCTCAGCAAAAGCCAAGACCTCAACAGAAGCCAAAGCCACAGAAAGCCAAAAAAGAACGCTCAGCAGCCCCTCAACCGAATTACTTGATACTGTCAGAGGCTATAAAGTCCTTGGCGACCGTACTTTGCGCTTCCTCATCAAATTTTGCGTAACCGCAAGGCCGGcgccatggacaaatttgcatttgtcccTTAAAAATTAAGAACATATCGTAGAATAAGTTGTATGAATTATTGAATTGTATTGTGAATTGATATGAATTGTCTAGCGTATAAGAGATCCTTTTTTGCCATCCGTACTAGATTGTAAGACTATTGTGAATTGTTAGTTATAAGCCTTTTAGTACTGCAGCTCACTTGCCCTTTCtgtaatttttaaaacttcACTTCTTACACAACCGCAGCAAGGTGAGCATCCACACTTTTTTCTCCTCTCCTAATAACACCCTTACCTTTGTAATCTCGCAACCGAAACACTTACCATCCTTTTATTTCCACTTGTCTCTTTTGGGTTTATCTCCTCTTTTTCTAACTTATTATTCCTCTGTGCGTGAGGAATAATAAGCTTAGTAAACCGCCTAAATTACAGTCCACTCATCATCAGCCATCGAGGGAATTCCGATTGTGACGTCATCTCTCTCGATCACTCACCCCCGCTCCGTCTACATTGGAAGCCCAGTCGTGCTCAAATGGTGCGTTGCAAGATAAATGGTAATGTGGTAAAGTAATTTcgtggttatagaccgatttaaggaaATGGATTTAGCATTCAACGGACACGAAATTCATTAAGAGTAGAGGGTGGTTATCGTTTGTAAAGTGTCCTGGGCGATAACAACATCTTTCGTCCTCATAGAACAAGCTAAATAGTATTCTTAAATTTTATTGCCATAGTTTCGATCCCTTTTATTGTATGTTCATTTGTTTTAAAGTCTTAGGATGTGCATATTTTTAGTTCTTATTGTTGTCTCAGTAGCTCTTTCAGCAAGGTCAAAGGACCCTCCCCTATCCGGCGAGCTAAGTTTTTTTTACATTCTAAGCAGACCAAGttaaagaaaaggaaaattttatacatattCAGAACTTAAGGCAACAACctaataccaaatttcaaagtcTCTTTACCTAAGTTTCATATTTTAGTGGATACTTAAGTGGCGGCCCCAGGTACATGCCTCCAAATAAgagtatcagattcgtactttattCCTACTCTCCGGTCGTCCTATGTCTGATTTGGCTTTTTTGTGGTTATTTTAGGAGTTATTTGGAAGTCCGCAACACTTAGCCCGAATTTAAGAaccacatttttattaaaatccgaACACCTATCAATTCAatattttctgccaaattttgtccatattCGTAGACTATTCTCAAAAACTTATTATTTGAGTCGCACATCGCTCATGTCGGCTTACTTTTTCCTTTGGAAATTTATGGGGATGGGCTTCCTCCCTGAGAGTTGGTGGCAAATATTCCAAATTTACATGTCCGTTAGGGGATGAGAAGGCAGCATACAGtcccaaaaaaaacacacactatGTTTTTGGGGCTGAATGGCCTCCAACACCTATGACCTGTTCCTATAGGGTCATGTAGCTTATGATTTTTCCAGACCACAATGTATGGAAATTTCAATAAGTGGTTCGGCATTTTTCGTGTTTATGTggatcaaacaaataaaaaaccttTTAATTTGTATATAAGACTAAATGGGCGCTAAAAAGATTTGGACAAACTccagaaaataaaacaagtaaaaagcattATGTTTAGCCCGGTCGAGTGTAACCACCAAGGACTTATATCTTGCAGACATTTGTccttataatattgggttgcccaaaaagtaattgcggattttttaaaagaaaggaaatgcaattttaataaaacttagaatgaactttaatcaagtatactttttttacgctttttttctaaagcaagctaaaagtaacagtaaagcaagctaaaaataactgacagaagaaagaatgcaattacagagtccaaagctatgaaaaaatttgtcaacgccgactatatgaaaaatccgcaattactttttgggcaacccaatataatatgtCTATTCCAAAGATCCgtcgaaatcgagtaataaatttgATCCTTATATGGCTAAAAACTCACTACTTTGTCGAAAACTTCTGTCTTTTGTTCATCTGATAAATTTGTCGTTTGGCGGTTATCTATATTTCCAGCCTGGTCAGAGTCGCAGTAGCCAGTAACAGAACTATACACATCAAATTTGTATACGAAATCTATGATTATTGTTCCTTTTTAAGAATTGCAAAACGCACTTTCCAGCGACGCATCTTACGGCTTTAGGGCATATGACACTTTCGTTGCGTATAAAAAACTACCACTTGCTTCCCTATAAGATTAAGATTTCCTGTCTTTACTTTCCATTCTTTGGGCTCATAGAAGTAGATAGCTTCTGGTTAGTGTCAATCGGTGTTGACACTCGATTTCAGTCGTTCTTTCTAAAGCGAAATAAAACATCCTTATTC from the Stomoxys calcitrans chromosome 1, idStoCalc2.1, whole genome shotgun sequence genome contains:
- the LOC131998576 gene encoding activating signal cointegrator 1 complex subunit 2 homolog, with protein sequence MSAQNLYKCMLCKKRHALRYCPIFIQMTVEDRRVVVRQHNYCRNCLAKSHTIDDCQSADTCRKCGFRHHTMLHPRKLTFNSSSSTITTKSTSSRQQPQKKPPTLARPRRQQSTSTPAQRKQPAKSRLGQRQHTASAGQQQRQPKKRYRSQSQRGRLPPKPRPQQKPRPQQKPKPQKAKKERSAAPQPNYLILSEAIKSLATVLCASSSNFA